The nucleotide sequence CGAAATCAGGAAAAGAAGAAACCATTTCAGCTTTAAACTACAAACCAGCTGATCGATATAACAATGGTTCGTTTGTTGTGGATACTGGTGAGACAGGTCTGATCACTCGAATCAAGTTGTTGGTTTCAACTGAACAAACAAAAGAGTAGCGTATGCTGCTCTTTTTCTTCTTTTTTAATTGCTCTTGAAAGGTGTTGATTTCCGTTCCAGGTGCTCGCTTTCCGCGGGGCAGGCGGTGAGCCACATTCGTACGTTTCACTCTTAAGTGTCTCACCTGCCCGCCTGTCCCGCAGGAGTCTCTCACCTTCCACTCCTATCAACTTGCTAATGATGAGAATATAAAAGCAAAAAGCAACAAACTTTAGATTAGGTATTATGGAAAAACAACTAGAGAAATGAGAGATACATAACATGAAAAGCAACACACATCTAATTGGGGGAGTGGCAGCAGGTGCGATTTATAAAGTCGTAACAGATCTGCCGCCTAATTCCATTCAGCATGAACTGACCTTTTTTGGAGCAGCTGTTCTGGGGAGTTTGCTGCCAGATCTTTGTCATCCAGGTTCGTATTTAGGAAAGAAGACTAGCTTTCTATCAAAAACAATATCAAAAACGTTTGGTCACCGGACCATTACGCACAGCTGGATTATGATTCTACTCCTGATGATGCTACCTAAATGGATTGATTGGCGTTATGAAGATAGCTTAAGCATGGGCCTTGTCGTTGGGGTGATCTCGCATTTGATACTGGATGCCGCGACTTCAAGAGGTATACAGCTTCTATACCCCCTCCCTATTCGATTTCGTTTTCCTCTATATACAAAAACAGGATCGAAAACAGAAACGAATATTGCATCCATTATTAGTTTAATAGCCGCTGTTCTCATGGTTCATCTCTATATCGTTTCATTATTTTAAGACGTGAACTTAAAAAAGGGTTTACTTTCCTTCCTCAATGGTAATACAACAATTGTATACACAAAAACGAGGAGTGGTTAAATAATGGCTAGAATTGCAACGGTATTAGCAAACATGTTTGAAGATGTAGAATACACGGAACCCGCAAAAGCGTTTCGAGAAGCTGGCCATGAGGTAACCGTGATCGGCTCAGAAAAAGGAGCTACACTCGAAGGCAAGCAAAAAGAAGCACAAGTGACAACAAATGCTGCCATTTCAGAAGTATCACCAGATGACTTTGATGCTCTATTCATTCCAGGTGGATTTTCACCAGATATTTTAAGAGGCGACGATAAGTTTGTTCAGTTCACGAAGCATTTTGCGGATGAAGGCAAGCCGGTGCTCGCGATCTGTCATGGGCCACAGTTGTTGATTTCTGCCGAAGTATTAAACGGAAGACATATCACAGGTTACAAATCCATTCACGTGGATCTGAAAAACGCAGGGGCAACAGTGAAGGATGAAGAAGTTGTAGTATGTGGGGGCAACTTAGTCACAAGCCGTCAACCTGACGATATTCCAGCGTTTATACGAGAGTCACTAAAAGTATTGAAACAATAAAAAGCCGAACGCAACAAACCGCTTAGGAGTTCTTCCTAGGCGGTTTTTCAATGAAATGAAACTTATGTTAATTGGTAATCGTAAATAGGTGTAAGAAAATAAAGAATGGATGGACTGACATGGAGACAAAAGAATATTTGTTACGTGAACTAAAAGAAATTGAGAAGTGGGAAAAGGATCAAAAAGGTCTCTGGTTTTGGGAGCGTATAACACGCTTGCCATTTAAGCTGCTCGATAAAGTAACACCAAAATTTATTCAAACCAAGATCGGTACACTGCTTGATGAAATTGGTGGCTACATACAAAATGGCGGACAATACCTATCAAACAAAAAATCCGTTTATCAGTTTTTCGAAAAGAAGACAGGCCGTCCGATTAACGAGTTATCAGATCTTCAAGACGTTCCAGTTGAAGAAATGAAGAAAGTTTCATTAGAATTGGCAGACAAAAGAAAAGGTGCAGCAACGCTTCAAGGAGCAAGTACAGGAATCGGAGGCATATTCACACTTGCCATAGATATTCCCGCTATCCTCGCTATCTCTTTAAAAACACTTCAAGAAATTGCGATTATACATGGATACGATCCCAATGATAAACAAGAGAGAGTATATATTTTAAAATGTTTGCAATTCTCAACGTCAGATTATGTTGGCAAAGAGGCAATCTTAAATGAACTTTCTGAGATAAGTGAAAAAGACGATGAAAAGTCACGAGAAGTCATTTCTCAAATACAAGGATGGAGAGAAGTAACATTAACCTTTACCGAATCATTCGGTTGGAAAAAGCTGTTTCAGATGGTTCCGGTAGCTGGCATTATATTCGGTGCGTTTGCGAACCGTTCAATGATCAGTGATCTTTCTGAAACAGGAACGATGCTTTATCAAAAGAGAAGGATTATGGAGAGGTTGGGGAGTGTTTCAAACTCTACTAATGATTAAATATAAAGTAGAACATACCTTGACAGAGTAGAGGTCAGAGGACATCATAAACAGTAAGTATGCATTTGTAGCATAGCAAAAGGGTCGATTCAAAATGAATCGACCCTTTAACTACTTTTCGTATATTGTTATTATCATTTCTTCAAGTTCATCTTACGTCTTAGGAAATGTAAAACCTTCCCCAAACACATCTCTTACATCGTGGACAACGACAAACGCTTTTTCATCAACACGTTGGATCATTTTCTTTAACAAAAATAGCTCCTGTTTATTGATTACTACATAAAGGATATCTTTTGCTTCATTCGAGTAATGGCCTTTTGCATTAATAATGGTAACTCCGCGATCCATCTCATCGCTTACTTTTTGAGCGATTTCTACCGTGCTTTCAGAAATAATCGTGACAGCTTTTCTCGTATCGAAACCATCAATTAAGTAATCAAGAATTTTTGTACTAATATAAATGGATATTCCAGTGTACATCGTATTTTCAATCCCTATGACAAACGAAGATCCAATTACGACAAGAATATCAAAAACAAACATAGATGTACTAACACCCCAGCCGAAATGCTGATTCAGCATCCGGGCAACAATGGTCGAACCTCCTGTTGTACCGCCTGAACGCAGCACTAGCCCTAATCCAATCCCGATGAAAACACCTGCAAAAACAGTTCCGAGCATAATGTCTACGGGGTTACCCATGCCTTCTGTTAAATGCATAAAGAGGGAGGTAAAGAAGATGGCAATCATCGTATACCAGGTCACTCTTTTATTTAAAACTTTATAACCAATAGCTAAAAGTAAACCGTTCATGATAAAGTTTGTCAGACCTGGTGACCAGCCTAATAAGTAATAAAGGGTCATTGAGATACCTGTAACGCCACCTTCACCTAATTCGTTTGGGATGGCAAACCAATTTACGCC is from Fictibacillus sp. b24 and encodes:
- a CDS encoding EcsC family protein: METKEYLLRELKEIEKWEKDQKGLWFWERITRLPFKLLDKVTPKFIQTKIGTLLDEIGGYIQNGGQYLSNKKSVYQFFEKKTGRPINELSDLQDVPVEEMKKVSLELADKRKGAATLQGASTGIGGIFTLAIDIPAILAISLKTLQEIAIIHGYDPNDKQERVYILKCLQFSTSDYVGKEAILNELSEISEKDDEKSREVISQIQGWREVTLTFTESFGWKKLFQMVPVAGIIFGAFANRSMISDLSETGTMLYQKRRIMERLGSVSNSTND
- a CDS encoding metal-dependent hydrolase; amino-acid sequence: MKSNTHLIGGVAAGAIYKVVTDLPPNSIQHELTFFGAAVLGSLLPDLCHPGSYLGKKTSFLSKTISKTFGHRTITHSWIMILLLMMLPKWIDWRYEDSLSMGLVVGVISHLILDAATSRGIQLLYPLPIRFRFPLYTKTGSKTETNIASIISLIAAVLMVHLYIVSLF
- a CDS encoding YitT family protein, which codes for MNHTGKEITLIIIGSLFFALGVNWFAIPNELGEGGVTGISMTLYYLLGWSPGLTNFIMNGLLLAIGYKVLNKRVTWYTMIAIFFTSLFMHLTEGMGNPVDIMLGTVFAGVFIGIGLGLVLRSGGTTGGSTIVARMLNQHFGWGVSTSMFVFDILVVIGSSFVIGIENTMYTGISIYISTKILDYLIDGFDTRKAVTIISESTVEIAQKVSDEMDRGVTIINAKGHYSNEAKDILYVVINKQELFLLKKMIQRVDEKAFVVVHDVRDVFGEGFTFPKT
- a CDS encoding type 1 glutamine amidotransferase domain-containing protein, which encodes MARIATVLANMFEDVEYTEPAKAFREAGHEVTVIGSEKGATLEGKQKEAQVTTNAAISEVSPDDFDALFIPGGFSPDILRGDDKFVQFTKHFADEGKPVLAICHGPQLLISAEVLNGRHITGYKSIHVDLKNAGATVKDEEVVVCGGNLVTSRQPDDIPAFIRESLKVLKQ